A genomic window from Streptomyces sp. NBC_00234 includes:
- a CDS encoding MBL fold metallo-hydrolase — MGERQGQVRALLDATGAFFKPARSAFPDADETDWTRAAGLDPDAAGPDGAWHLSFWCFAIARPGGRWVLVDAGVGPADSPAAPWCPVPGRLPEALTEAGIAAADVEAVVLTHLHEDHVGWSLRAAGEPFFPQARYIVQRSETEALDRTDAVWDWVVEPLRARGQLHEVSGQHRLGGGVTLLPTPGHTPGHQSVLVEQPGGRDVIVTGDVLVHAVQWGNPAVAYAHERDSDAARASRTALLTTAAERNAVLATAHLNRPFVAL; from the coding sequence GTGGGAGAACGACAGGGACAGGTCAGGGCGCTGCTTGACGCCACCGGCGCGTTCTTCAAGCCGGCCCGGTCGGCGTTCCCGGACGCGGACGAGACGGACTGGACGCGGGCGGCCGGCCTCGATCCGGATGCGGCGGGGCCCGATGGGGCGTGGCACCTGTCCTTCTGGTGCTTCGCGATCGCACGACCCGGCGGACGCTGGGTCCTGGTCGACGCGGGCGTCGGACCGGCCGACAGCCCGGCAGCACCCTGGTGCCCGGTACCGGGACGCCTGCCCGAAGCACTCACCGAGGCGGGCATCGCCGCAGCCGACGTGGAAGCGGTCGTGCTGACCCACCTGCACGAGGACCATGTGGGCTGGTCCCTGCGAGCAGCCGGTGAACCGTTCTTCCCGCAGGCCCGCTACATCGTCCAGCGCAGCGAGACCGAGGCCCTGGACCGTACGGATGCGGTGTGGGACTGGGTGGTCGAGCCGTTGAGGGCCCGCGGGCAGCTGCACGAGGTGTCCGGGCAGCACCGGCTCGGAGGCGGAGTGACCCTGCTGCCCACGCCCGGGCACACGCCCGGCCACCAGTCGGTCCTGGTGGAGCAGCCCGGGGGACGCGACGTGATCGTCACCGGGGACGTGCTGGTGCACGCCGTCCAATGGGGCAACCCGGCAGTCGCCTATGCCCACGAACGCGATTCGGACGCGGCCCGCGCCTCCCGTACGGCCCTGTTGACGACGGCGGCGGAGCGCAACGCGGTGCTGGCGACCGCACACCTGAACCGCCCCTTCGTGGCGCTCTGA
- a CDS encoding ROK family transcriptional regulator, with the protein MTAAPQISRTTGDGRREANAATVLRTVLDHGPVARRSIAALSGLSPAAVSRQCTDLVRLGLVRELPELVESTGVGRPQIPVELHTGETGGPVAGGVHIGVPGSTFGLVDLRGRLLARRALPHDGIAPEDLPRRILDGLRAFLADSGRGRHLLGVGAALGGWVDPALGTAVRHDALGWHHRPLATELTRGLGGLEVRVDNHARAIAQSEILFGRPAARRSLVHLFVGNVVDAALGIAGVVHQGPGSGAGDVAHLPVPDSTALCPCGRSGCLEATASNTAVALTAVRRGIVPEPDVFLVVDAAAAGDRRADRLLRERARAVGRAAALLLDVLNPDLVVVTEHSSLVNPEYLEEIRGAAVDLSHVCEDPERIVSPYAGTAVLPVAAGTILLNPLFRSPLASFDR; encoded by the coding sequence ATGACAGCTGCCCCGCAGATCTCCCGGACGACCGGTGACGGCCGTCGCGAGGCCAACGCCGCCACGGTGCTGCGTACGGTGCTCGATCACGGGCCTGTCGCGCGCCGGTCGATCGCCGCACTGTCCGGTCTGAGCCCGGCCGCCGTCTCCCGTCAGTGCACCGACCTCGTCCGCCTCGGCCTGGTACGGGAGTTGCCCGAGCTGGTGGAGAGCACCGGTGTGGGCAGACCTCAGATCCCGGTCGAGCTGCACACCGGGGAGACCGGAGGCCCGGTGGCGGGCGGCGTCCACATCGGCGTGCCCGGATCGACGTTCGGACTGGTGGACCTGCGCGGCCGGCTGCTGGCCCGCCGCGCGCTCCCGCACGACGGCATCGCCCCCGAGGACCTGCCGCGCCGGATCCTCGACGGACTGCGTGCCTTTCTGGCCGACTCCGGCCGGGGCCGGCATCTGCTGGGGGTGGGCGCCGCCCTCGGCGGCTGGGTGGATCCGGCGCTGGGGACGGCCGTGCGCCACGACGCGCTGGGCTGGCACCACCGGCCGCTCGCCACCGAACTCACCCGTGGCCTGGGCGGACTTGAGGTCCGGGTCGACAATCACGCCAGGGCGATCGCCCAGTCCGAGATCCTCTTCGGCAGGCCCGCCGCGCGCCGCAGTCTGGTCCACCTCTTCGTCGGCAATGTGGTCGATGCCGCGCTGGGCATCGCCGGGGTGGTCCACCAGGGTCCGGGGTCCGGTGCCGGGGACGTGGCGCATCTGCCCGTGCCGGACTCGACGGCCCTCTGCCCCTGCGGACGGTCCGGCTGCCTGGAGGCGACGGCTTCCAACACGGCTGTCGCGCTCACCGCCGTGCGGCGCGGAATCGTGCCCGAGCCCGACGTGTTCCTGGTGGTGGACGCGGCGGCTGCCGGTGACCGCCGGGCGGACCGGCTGCTGCGCGAGCGCGCCCGCGCGGTCGGACGGGCGGCTGCCCTGCTGCTCGACGTCCTCAACCCCGATCTGGTCGTGGTCACCGAGCACTCCAGCCTCGTCAACCCGGAGTACCTCGAGGAGATCCGGGGCGCGGCGGTCGATCTGTCGCACGTCTGCGAGGACCCCGAGCGGATCGTCAGTCCGTATGCCGGGACGGCGGTGCTGCCCGTCGCCGCGGGCACCATTCTCCTGAACCCGCTGTTCAGGAGCCCTTTGGCGAGCTTCGACCGGTAA
- a CDS encoding putative leader peptide — translation MNPDLRLVSRRHVDLCRQASAVCAVHN, via the coding sequence GTGAACCCGGACTTGCGCCTCGTCTCCCGCAGGCATGTCGACCTCTGTCGACAGGCCAGCGCGGTCTGTGCCGTCCACAACTGA
- a CDS encoding SDR family oxidoreductase, protein MSKVIFVTGAGRGLGTDIARRALAAGHQVVATGRRPDSVLEVLGGEQENLLVTALDITSPDAAQAAVDAAVERFGRIDVLINNAATFQAGYFEEISDAQMRAQMETNLFGPMNITRAVLPVMRKQRSGHIVTLSSIAGLVGQEFCVAYAAAKFGVEGWMESLRFDVEPYNIRTTVVEPGFFRTELLVDASTSWAELSIDDYAERTRTTKAMWQSMNGQQAGDPAKLADALLKLVDLDEPPLRFVAGDDAIPTAEAKAKELADQANASRALGLDLAHADTA, encoded by the coding sequence ATGAGCAAGGTCATCTTCGTCACCGGTGCGGGCCGCGGCCTGGGCACCGACATCGCACGCCGGGCCCTGGCCGCCGGCCACCAGGTCGTCGCCACCGGACGGCGCCCGGACAGCGTCCTTGAGGTGCTCGGCGGCGAGCAGGAGAACCTGCTCGTCACCGCACTCGACATCACCAGCCCGGACGCCGCGCAGGCTGCGGTCGACGCCGCCGTGGAGAGGTTCGGCCGCATCGACGTCCTGATCAACAACGCCGCCACCTTCCAGGCCGGCTACTTCGAGGAGATCTCGGACGCGCAGATGCGGGCCCAGATGGAGACGAACCTGTTCGGCCCGATGAACATCACCCGCGCCGTGCTGCCCGTCATGCGCAAGCAGCGGTCGGGCCACATCGTGACGCTCTCCTCGATCGCCGGTCTGGTCGGCCAGGAGTTCTGCGTCGCCTACGCCGCGGCGAAGTTCGGTGTCGAGGGCTGGATGGAATCCCTGCGCTTCGACGTGGAGCCCTACAACATCCGCACCACGGTGGTCGAGCCCGGATTCTTCCGTACCGAGCTGCTCGTGGACGCCTCCACCAGCTGGGCGGAACTGTCCATCGACGACTACGCGGAGCGGACCCGGACCACCAAGGCGATGTGGCAGTCGATGAACGGTCAGCAGGCCGGCGACCCGGCCAAGCTCGCCGACGCCCTGCTGAAGCTCGTCGACCTGGACGAGCCGCCGCTGCGCTTCGTGGCGGGCGACGACGCCATCCCCACTGCCGAGGCCAAGGCCAAGGAGCTCGCCGACCAGGCGAACGCCTCCCGCGCACTGGGCCTTGACCTCGCCCACGCCGACACCGCCTGA
- a CDS encoding (R)-mandelonitrile lyase — translation MEFVKPQPTGKGPEDWFTGDVWFDVIHAGQEPSRLRANTVRFSPGAHTAWHHHAVGQTLHVVAGAALIGTRDGTVFEAHPGETVTCPPGEEHWHGATEDRFMQHLALWEGPGDGRPETTWLEKVTDEQYRAPRTRSR, via the coding sequence GTGGAGTTCGTCAAACCCCAGCCCACCGGCAAGGGCCCCGAGGACTGGTTCACCGGAGACGTCTGGTTCGACGTCATCCACGCCGGCCAGGAGCCGTCCCGCCTGCGCGCGAACACGGTGCGGTTCTCCCCGGGCGCCCACACCGCCTGGCACCACCACGCCGTCGGGCAGACCCTGCACGTCGTTGCCGGAGCCGCCCTGATCGGTACGCGCGACGGTACGGTCTTCGAGGCCCACCCGGGTGAGACGGTGACCTGCCCGCCCGGCGAGGAGCACTGGCACGGCGCCACCGAGGACCGGTTCATGCAGCACCTCGCCCTGTGGGAGGGCCCGGGGGACGGCCGTCCGGAGACCACCTGGCTGGAGAAGGTCACCGACGAGCAGTACCGCGCCCCCCGCACCCGGAGCCGCTGA
- a CDS encoding ABC transporter substrate-binding protein, whose translation MTELHPSTSTGPTRRTTLRAAGGGALLLGLGLTGCRSAVSESSSEPKGAGAAPKRGGVLSVAINSDFTPGLLFAQSGQSYQHRLIYNTLTRYDDRLSPQPELATSWTYAKDGRSITLRLRDDVTFHNGRTFTADDVVFAVKNLQNPVRAAQLRSTAAAITGFEKRGEHELVLKLAHPVNNLFDLFEFMIITDPDTIEDALTGKKLNGTGPFALKKWSPGSGLSLTRNDRYWQPGRPYLDGVELRVIPQADALVSSLRSGQSQLSFNVPGKSLGTVKNDPRLTITDYDTGSGASYIGVNTAVAPLNDRTVRQAIAWAVDRDRILAQALGGYGLASAAPWPKSSPAFSEAHRTHYTHDAGKARELLRSAGHRTLELPLLHLALPGDTAIAEALQYDLKQVGIHVTLQPTDPATGQKKLISQDMPALWTMGHGFSQVQPSTLAVSAYPFNEAKNTSKYRSAEYTEVVREAWTKRESSAAEANALHEKISGILLDEAFIIDLVVRGQIQVAADGLHGVTLNKFSYLNLDNAYLA comes from the coding sequence ATGACCGAGCTGCACCCTTCCACGTCCACCGGACCGACCCGGCGCACCACGCTGCGCGCCGCGGGCGGCGGCGCCCTGCTTCTCGGACTGGGTCTGACGGGCTGCCGCTCGGCGGTCTCGGAGTCCTCGTCCGAGCCGAAGGGCGCCGGAGCAGCCCCCAAGCGCGGTGGCGTTCTGAGCGTCGCCATCAACAGCGACTTCACGCCCGGCCTGCTGTTCGCCCAGAGCGGGCAGTCCTACCAGCACCGGCTGATCTACAACACCCTGACCCGCTACGACGACCGGCTCAGCCCGCAGCCCGAGCTGGCCACCTCCTGGACGTACGCGAAGGACGGACGCAGCATCACGCTCCGGCTGCGCGACGACGTCACCTTCCACAACGGCCGCACGTTCACCGCTGACGACGTCGTCTTCGCGGTGAAGAACCTTCAGAACCCGGTAAGGGCAGCCCAGTTGCGCAGCACGGCCGCCGCGATCACCGGATTCGAGAAGCGTGGCGAGCACGAACTGGTGCTCAAGCTGGCGCATCCGGTGAACAACCTCTTCGACCTCTTCGAATTCATGATCATCACCGATCCGGACACGATCGAGGACGCTCTCACCGGCAAGAAGCTCAACGGCACCGGTCCGTTCGCGCTCAAGAAGTGGAGCCCCGGATCCGGTCTGAGTCTGACCAGGAACGACCGCTACTGGCAGCCCGGCCGCCCCTACCTGGACGGCGTCGAACTGCGGGTGATACCCCAGGCCGACGCGCTGGTCTCGTCCCTGCGCTCCGGTCAGTCCCAGCTCTCCTTCAACGTGCCCGGCAAGAGTCTCGGCACGGTCAAGAACGACCCCCGGCTCACCATCACCGACTACGACACGGGTTCCGGCGCCTCGTACATCGGCGTCAACACCGCGGTCGCGCCGCTGAACGACCGGACCGTCCGTCAGGCCATCGCCTGGGCCGTCGACCGCGACCGGATCCTCGCTCAGGCGCTCGGCGGATACGGTCTCGCCTCTGCCGCCCCCTGGCCCAAGTCCTCGCCCGCCTTCTCCGAGGCCCACCGCACCCACTACACCCACGACGCCGGCAAGGCCCGGGAACTGCTGAGGTCCGCCGGGCACCGCACACTCGAACTCCCCCTGCTGCACCTCGCGTTGCCCGGTGACACCGCGATCGCCGAAGCTCTTCAGTACGACCTGAAGCAGGTCGGGATCCACGTCACGCTCCAGCCCACCGACCCGGCCACCGGGCAGAAGAAGCTGATCTCCCAGGACATGCCGGCCCTGTGGACCATGGGGCACGGCTTCTCCCAGGTGCAGCCCTCCACCCTCGCCGTGAGCGCCTATCCGTTCAACGAGGCGAAGAACACCTCCAAGTACCGCTCGGCCGAGTACACCGAGGTCGTGCGGGAGGCATGGACGAAGCGCGAGTCGAGCGCGGCGGAGGCCAACGCCCTGCACGAGAAGATCTCCGGCATCCTGCTCGACGAGGCATTCATCATCGACCTCGTCGTCCGCGGACAGATCCAGGTGGCCGCCGACGGGCTGCACGGCGTGACCCTGAACAAGTTCTCGTATCTGAACCTCGACAACGCCTACCTGGCCTGA
- a CDS encoding sulfatase-like hydrolase/transferase, producing MSGSSDPVGGAQVPPAGAVPPQVIVVLTDQQRWDTAGVHGNPAGVTPEFDRIAREGTLFEQAVTSNPVCAPARSALQTGRFPTAAGVFRNGLPLPQDVPTLAGEFARAGYATGYIGKWHLAGEDGPDGPVPPGRRGGYEKWLASDRLEFTSDAYRTVVYDEEGEPVRLPGYRSDALFDAAIRFVADHHDRPYLLFLSLLEPHHQNPTDDYPAPAGYRERYEGTWLPPDLAALAPGAPQGGAHRHLAGYLGQIKRVDEGVGRLRDALRSLGTAENTVLAWTADHGSHFRTRNSEYKRSAHEASVRVPLALTGPGFTGGGLVRQPVGTVDLMPTLLTAAGIAVPDGVQGRSLLPLTGGGRDPGRPGSAFVQISEDRVGRAVRTSRWKYAVEAPGADAWNDPDADRYTETELYDLAADPYELDNLAGLASHREVADGLRLELLDWLQRVENVKPRIERAAPRPPGQRRAESFPAETPWEGVPFGHRAGP from the coding sequence ATGAGCGGCTCCTCCGACCCGGTGGGCGGCGCGCAGGTGCCGCCCGCCGGGGCAGTACCGCCCCAGGTGATCGTGGTTCTCACCGACCAGCAGCGGTGGGACACGGCCGGTGTGCACGGCAATCCGGCGGGGGTGACTCCGGAGTTCGACCGGATCGCCCGCGAGGGAACCCTGTTCGAGCAGGCGGTCACCTCCAACCCGGTCTGCGCCCCGGCACGTTCGGCCCTGCAGACCGGCCGTTTCCCCACGGCGGCGGGTGTGTTCCGCAACGGTCTGCCACTCCCGCAGGACGTCCCCACGCTCGCCGGGGAGTTCGCCCGGGCCGGATACGCGACCGGCTACATCGGCAAGTGGCACCTGGCGGGCGAGGACGGCCCGGACGGCCCGGTGCCGCCCGGCCGCCGGGGCGGTTACGAGAAGTGGCTCGCCTCGGACCGGCTCGAATTCACCTCGGACGCCTACCGCACGGTGGTGTACGACGAGGAGGGTGAGCCGGTCCGGCTTCCCGGCTACCGCTCCGACGCCCTGTTCGACGCGGCGATCCGGTTCGTGGCCGATCACCACGACCGTCCGTATCTGCTCTTCCTGTCCCTGCTGGAGCCGCACCACCAGAACCCCACCGACGACTACCCGGCCCCGGCGGGCTACCGCGAGCGGTACGAGGGCACCTGGCTGCCGCCCGACCTGGCCGCGCTCGCACCGGGCGCTCCCCAGGGGGGCGCCCACCGGCACCTGGCCGGGTACCTCGGCCAGATCAAGCGGGTCGACGAGGGGGTGGGCCGGCTGCGCGACGCGCTGCGGAGCCTCGGGACCGCGGAGAACACGGTGCTCGCGTGGACAGCGGATCACGGGTCCCACTTCCGTACCCGCAACAGCGAGTACAAGCGCTCGGCGCACGAGGCGTCCGTCCGTGTGCCGCTCGCGCTCACCGGCCCCGGCTTCACCGGCGGCGGGCTCGTACGGCAGCCGGTCGGCACGGTTGACCTGATGCCGACCCTGCTGACGGCCGCGGGCATCGCGGTACCCGACGGCGTACAGGGGCGTTCCCTGCTGCCGCTGACCGGCGGGGGACGCGATCCCGGCCGGCCAGGCTCCGCGTTCGTCCAGATCAGCGAGGACCGGGTGGGCCGCGCGGTACGTACGTCACGCTGGAAGTACGCGGTGGAGGCGCCGGGAGCGGACGCCTGGAACGACCCCGACGCGGACCGCTATACCGAGACCGAGCTGTACGACCTGGCCGCCGATCCGTACGAGCTGGACAACCTCGCCGGGCTCGCCTCGCACCGGGAGGTCGCCGACGGGCTCCGCCTGGAGCTGCTGGACTGGCTACAGCGGGTCGAGAACGTGAAACCCCGGATCGAACGGGCCGCCCCGCGCCCACCGGGCCAGCGCCGAGCGGAGTCGTTCCCGGCGGAGACGCCCTGGGAGGGGGTGCCGTTCGGTCACCGCGCCGGTCCCTGA
- a CDS encoding DUF6223 family protein encodes MNSTRALTTARRVGAVTGAALLGVFVLTAPAAAHVSVAADGVGSGSGRVGAIVAALVALTGLVIGGLALARAAGRIGSGSGFGSARDGALVSMVLGLMGVALAVLHLATSTGGLGTGNGRAGAIVAAVLGLIGIALGRATLARSRRTG; translated from the coding sequence ATGAACTCGACACGAGCCCTGACGACGGCCCGACGCGTGGGCGCGGTGACCGGAGCCGCCTTGCTCGGGGTGTTCGTACTGACCGCACCCGCCGCCGCGCACGTCTCCGTTGCCGCCGACGGCGTAGGCAGCGGTTCGGGGCGCGTGGGCGCCATCGTGGCTGCGCTGGTGGCGCTGACCGGACTGGTCATCGGTGGGCTGGCTCTGGCCCGCGCCGCCGGTCGTATCGGGTCCGGCTCCGGCTTCGGCTCCGCGCGAGACGGTGCCCTCGTGTCCATGGTGCTGGGGCTGATGGGAGTGGCTCTCGCAGTGCTGCATCTGGCCACCTCCACCGGGGGTTTGGGCACCGGCAACGGACGAGCCGGGGCCATCGTCGCGGCCGTGCTGGGGCTGATCGGCATCGCCCTGGGAAGGGCGACTCTGGCACGCTCCCGGCGCACGGGCTGA
- a CDS encoding TauD/TfdA dioxygenase family protein, with protein MSTTTAPASTVTVEKVGGRIGAVISGVRLGGDLDPGTVAAVRAALLANKVVFFRGQDHLDEDSHEAFGRLLGTPVAHPTVPSADGRYSLGIDSDHGGRANQWHTDVTFVPAYPAFSILRAVVIPPYGGNTLWANTAAAYSGLPEPLRVLADSLRAVHSNDYDYVALRPEARPEALAQYQKVFTSTKFLTEHPVVRVHPETGERTLLLGNFVQRISKLTGRDSRALLDLFQAHIERPENTVRWQWQTGDVAIWDNRATQHYGVDDSDAHERKLRRVTIDGDIPVGVDGRSSTLISPEEVPDPAFGIASGASATAAGKTDA; from the coding sequence ATGTCGACCACCACCGCTCCCGCCTCCACCGTCACCGTCGAGAAGGTCGGCGGCCGGATCGGCGCCGTCATCTCCGGCGTGCGCCTCGGCGGCGACCTCGACCCCGGCACGGTCGCGGCCGTCAGGGCCGCACTGCTCGCCAACAAGGTCGTGTTCTTCCGCGGCCAGGACCACCTGGACGAGGACAGCCACGAGGCGTTCGGCCGCCTGCTCGGCACGCCGGTCGCCCACCCCACCGTTCCGTCCGCCGACGGCCGCTACTCGCTCGGCATCGACTCCGACCACGGCGGCCGGGCCAACCAGTGGCACACCGATGTCACCTTCGTGCCCGCCTACCCGGCCTTCTCGATCCTGCGCGCCGTCGTCATCCCGCCGTACGGCGGCAACACCCTCTGGGCGAACACCGCGGCGGCCTACTCCGGGCTCCCCGAGCCGCTGCGCGTCCTCGCCGACAGCCTGCGCGCGGTCCACTCCAACGACTACGACTACGTGGCCCTGCGCCCCGAGGCGCGCCCGGAGGCGCTCGCCCAGTACCAGAAGGTGTTCACCTCGACGAAGTTCCTCACCGAGCACCCGGTGGTGCGCGTCCACCCCGAGACCGGCGAACGCACCCTGCTCCTCGGCAACTTCGTCCAGCGCATCAGCAAGCTGACCGGCCGCGACTCGCGTGCCCTCCTCGACCTGTTCCAGGCGCACATCGAGCGCCCGGAGAACACCGTGCGCTGGCAGTGGCAGACCGGCGACGTCGCCATCTGGGACAACCGCGCCACGCAGCACTACGGCGTGGACGACTCCGACGCCCACGAGCGCAAGCTCCGCCGCGTCACCATCGACGGCGACATCCCGGTCGGTGTCGACGGCCGCTCCTCCACCCTGATCAGCCCCGAAGAGGTGCCCGACCCCGCCTTCGGCATCGCCTCCGGCGCCTCGGCGACGGCGGCCGGGAAGACCGACGCATGA
- a CDS encoding sensor histidine kinase, with translation MSTGRPRVPAGVTDWVIAVGVAAALLVTGMSAQHSAAQLDLIGYALLAAGGLALAARRRAPVPVLAVTGLCAVGYQAAGFDVAAVAFLFAVYAAVRAGHRVATAVASVALLAALPLAALASLHDTREAFAQARGALELAWLIAAAAAGEALRQAERRADEAERTREETARRRADEERLHIARELHDSLVHQISIVKVQSEVAVHVARKRGEEVPEALLAIQQAAREATRELRATLEALRDDDKAPPHGLDDVPELVERARMTGLDTALTIEGLRQDMPAAVDRTVYRIVQESLTNIARHAAATTASVRIDYGPDALTVRVDDDGRATPSAASTPGVGLLGMRERVTALGGRLHAEPRTGGGFTVHAELPVERTP, from the coding sequence ATGAGCACAGGACGGCCGCGGGTCCCGGCCGGTGTCACGGACTGGGTGATCGCGGTCGGCGTGGCGGCGGCGCTGTTGGTCACCGGCATGTCGGCGCAGCACTCCGCCGCACAACTCGACCTGATCGGCTACGCGTTGCTCGCAGCCGGCGGCCTCGCGCTGGCCGCGCGACGGCGGGCGCCGGTCCCCGTCCTGGCCGTCACCGGGCTGTGCGCGGTGGGCTACCAGGCGGCAGGTTTCGACGTCGCGGCCGTCGCGTTCCTGTTCGCGGTGTACGCCGCCGTGCGGGCCGGACACCGCGTGGCCACGGCAGTGGCGAGCGTGGCCCTGCTGGCCGCCCTCCCCCTGGCGGCTCTGGCCTCCCTGCACGACACGCGCGAGGCGTTCGCGCAGGCCCGGGGCGCCCTCGAACTGGCCTGGCTGATCGCAGCCGCCGCCGCGGGCGAGGCGCTGCGCCAGGCGGAGCGGCGGGCGGACGAGGCCGAGCGCACCCGGGAGGAAACCGCCCGGCGCCGCGCCGACGAGGAGCGGCTGCACATCGCACGCGAACTGCACGACTCGCTCGTCCACCAGATCTCGATCGTCAAGGTGCAGTCCGAGGTCGCGGTCCACGTGGCCCGCAAACGGGGCGAGGAAGTGCCGGAGGCTCTGCTGGCGATCCAGCAGGCAGCCCGGGAGGCGACCCGGGAGCTGCGGGCGACGCTGGAGGCACTTCGTGACGACGACAAGGCCCCGCCGCACGGTCTCGACGACGTTCCGGAACTGGTGGAGAGGGCTCGCATGACCGGTCTGGACACGGCGCTGACGATCGAAGGACTCCGACAGGACATGCCGGCAGCGGTGGACCGTACCGTCTACCGGATCGTTCAGGAATCGCTCACCAACATCGCCCGCCACGCCGCCGCGACGACCGCGTCGGTACGGATCGACTACGGTCCCGACGCCCTGACCGTACGAGTCGACGACGACGGCCGGGCCACGCCGTCCGCTGCGTCGACACCCGGCGTCGGGCTGCTCGGCATGCGCGAACGCGTCACCGCTCTCGGCGGCCGGCTGCACGCGGAGCCCCGCACCGGGGGCGGCTTCACCGTCCACGCGGAACTGCCCGTGGAGCGGACGCCGTGA
- a CDS encoding response regulator transcription factor — translation MIRVLLVDDQPLLRSGFRALLDLEDDIEVVAEAGDGQECLALAKQHLPDVALIDVQMPVLDGIEATRLIAADPDLAGVHVVILTNYGFDEYVFHALRAGAAGFLVKDIVPEDLLHSVRVAARGDALLAPSITRKLINRYVTQPLRPASATGLEELTGREREAVALVAQGLSNDQIAGRMVISPLTAKTHINRAMTKLHARDRAQLVVLAYESGLVVPPSR, via the coding sequence GTGATCCGTGTCCTGCTGGTCGACGACCAGCCGCTGCTTCGCAGCGGATTTCGCGCGCTCCTCGACCTCGAGGACGACATCGAGGTGGTGGCCGAGGCCGGCGACGGGCAGGAGTGCCTGGCTCTGGCGAAGCAGCATCTGCCCGACGTCGCGCTCATCGACGTCCAGATGCCGGTGCTCGACGGCATCGAGGCGACCCGGCTCATCGCCGCCGACCCGGATCTGGCCGGGGTGCACGTCGTCATCCTGACCAACTACGGCTTCGACGAGTACGTCTTCCACGCTCTGCGGGCAGGGGCAGCCGGATTCCTCGTCAAGGACATCGTTCCGGAAGACCTTCTGCACTCCGTTCGTGTCGCCGCGCGCGGTGACGCCCTGCTCGCCCCGTCGATCACCCGCAAGCTGATCAACCGGTACGTCACGCAGCCGCTCCGTCCGGCCTCCGCGACGGGTCTGGAGGAGCTGACCGGCCGCGAACGCGAGGCCGTCGCGCTCGTCGCGCAGGGCCTGTCCAACGACCAGATCGCCGGCCGCATGGTGATCAGCCCCCTGACAGCGAAGACGCACATCAATCGGGCGATGACCAAGCTGCACGCCCGCGACCGGGCCCAACTCGTCGTGCTCGCCTACGAGTCCGGCCTTGTCGTGCCACCGAGCCGCTGA